The following coding sequences are from one Humulus lupulus chromosome X, drHumLupu1.1, whole genome shotgun sequence window:
- the LOC133805794 gene encoding protein FAR-RED IMPAIRED RESPONSE 1-like: protein MATEKGLLKLRFSSRQVDIPSKSELHFLQSNRAIPESIGSQDLYNRIGHQILVEDEEQTDTEGALGYLECLGRPDADSFETHTIDVENRLADLFWADGISRRDYACFGDIMDFDTTYKKNSYNKPLIIFVGLNHHYKTIVFAVALLYDETKETYIWVLEEFLECMKNKPPSVVVTDGDHAMEKTIQKNNVAIHAPHPVFKSKFNELLYQYCIEEDFEDTWKSMVSEFEFEDSRWTTTTYNNRRSWAECFLRGNFFGGLRTTQRSESINSYLSHFLTSKLKIRDLVGQVDKVIQSIRHTEQEDDFISNHSMPQLPLNVLR from the exons ATGGCAACGGAAAAGGGTTTGCTCAAACTGAGGTTTTCTTCGCGACAAGTGGACATACCTTCTAAATC GGAATTGCACTTCTTGCAATCTAATCGGGCCATACCAGAGTCAATTGGATCCCAG GATCTTTATAATCGGATTGGTCACCAAATACTAGTTGAAGATGAAGAACAAACTGACACTGAAGGAGCATTGGGGTACTTGGAATGTCTGGGCCGCCCTGATGCTGACTCTTTTGAGACACACACAATTGATGTAGAAAATAGGTTGGCAGACCTATTTTGGGCTGATGGTATTTCTCGTCGTGATTATGCTTGTTTTGGGGACATTATGGATTTTGACACCACCTATAAGAAGAACTCGTACAATAAGCCCCTGATTATCTTTGTTGGGTTGAATCACCATTACAAGACAATAGTCTTTGCAGTTGCTTTGCTATACGATGAGACCAAGGAGACATATATTTGGGTTTTAGAGGAATTTCTAGAGTGCATGAAAAACAAACCACCTTCTGTGGTGGTCACCGATGGTGATCATGCTATGGAAAAAACAATACAAAAA AATAATGTAGCTATTCATGCGCCTCATCCTGTTTTCAAGTCCAAGTTCAATGAACTACTTTATCAATACTGTATCGAGGAAGATTTTGAGGATACATGGAAGAGCATGGTTTCAGAATTCGAATTTGAGGATAGTCGATGGACAACAACTACCTACAATAACAGGAGGAGTTGGGCAGAGTGTTTCCTACGAGGGAATTTCTTTGGGGGACTAAGAACTACTCAAAGATCAGAGTCAATTAATTCCTACTTGTCCCACTTCTTGACGAGCAAACTCAAAATTAGAGATCTGGTTGGCCAAGTAGACAAGGTCATACAGAGTATTCGTCACACAGAACAGGAAGATGACTTCATCAGCAACCATAGTATGCCACAATTACCATTGAACGTCCTCCGATAG